The following is a genomic window from Canis lupus familiaris isolate Mischka breed German Shepherd chromosome 10, alternate assembly UU_Cfam_GSD_1.0, whole genome shotgun sequence.
TGTGCAGAGGACGTACTTCATGGTTTCTCAGTCTCCACACCATTAACATTCTGGGCTAGATAATTCTTGGTGTGAGGGGCTGGCCTGTGTATTGTAGGATATGTAGCAGTATCCCTGCTCTACcctctagatgccagtagcaccctccctctaccctcccctcctcagtctccagacattgtcaaatttGGGAGAAGGTGTGCAAAGCACCCCCTAGTTGTGAATCATTGGTGTACTTGTAAACGATCTTGCCCTCTTGGCGGGATCTCAGACTTCCACCCTGGGCTGCCAGGACGGAGCAGCCGGTTCTCTATTGCAGGGCACTGCCTTCATCTGGAGGTGTGTGTCAGGAGCTAAGCACTGTTTTTCCTTGCAGGGTTCCGGGGTGATCAAGGCTGGCTTTGCAGGAGACCAGATTCCCAAATACTGTTTCCCAAACTAGTAAGTGTTGCTCTGGCAGCAGCCCTAACCTTTTTGTCAGATTCCTGGAAGAACGTTGGCTCTGTGTCATAGCGCTCTTTGAGATCAACTCTTGCTTCCTTTAAGGGAAGACACCAGATTTGTGAGGCTAACGCTGTTACCAGCTCTGGAAGTGCTGTGGGCTTCCTAGTCTTTGAAGTCTGATTTTGATCCCATCTTTagccagggagggagaagccaCCAGCATTCTCTTGGAAATTGGCTGGGGTAGTAGCAGCAAGATTTTAAGAGAGACATCTCTGGGAGAAAAACCCAAACTCAGAGGAGAAAGAGTGGGAGTTAATGCATAGCCATCCCTTCCTCCCAGGAAATGTTTCTTTCAGGGCTTATTTATTTTCCAGCTCTAGAAAATAATGGGTTTCAGTCAAGGGAAATATTTCCCTGAATGGAGCCAGTGGTGGCAGGGATAAGAGGGATGAGAAAGCACAGGGGAAACCCGGAGCACTGCTTCAGCCACTCTAGCCCATTGGGAAGTATTCCCTAGGTGGTACCACTTCTCAAATCCTGAAGGTTTTAGAGGGATTGGCTAAGCAGGGCATGTTGGGGGATCCTGAGGCCTCCCAAAGTGGCTGACTATACCAAGAACCCCAGGCCTCATCTGGGGACAGGGCCAGCTTGGAGCACCAAGCACTCAGTAGGGCTTCAGCTTTCAATTCTGAACTCCACTTGGGTTCAGTTAAACCTTCCTATCGATGTGCAGGAAACTTGGGTCACGTTTTGGAATGGTAGCTTGTCCAGTCTTGCAAAAACTGAGTCTTTAGTCTGGAAGCCCTGGtagtgggaaggggcaggatCAAATAAATGGGAGAGGGGTGGACAAGAGCCATGATCCAACTTCCTGGGACCTTGGTCTACAGACGGTGCGGCAGCCCTGCCCTCCTGAAATCGAGAGTGTGGGCTGAGTCATTGTGGCTGCAGAAGCTGACCCTCTGCCAGGGCTGGACCATGAGGAGCTAAGATTCCAGAGCTCCCAGCCTCTCTAGGATGGAGAGTCGGGAATGGAAAGGATCCCTTTCCTTCTGACCCTGAGCATGCCCTCCTGCCAAGGCCTGCTCTGTAGGCCCATATCCTGTAGGCCTGGGTTCTGGCCTTTGCCACATGGCCAGGTCCCGATGCTTTAGAGTAATTACACTTTTGACCACAGGAGTTAGACTTGGGTTTTCCTGGATGTGGGCTCTTCCAcgccccctgcccaccttgtTGACTTGACCTATCCTTGTAGTGTTGGGCGCCCTAAGCACATGCGAGTGATGGCTGGAGCCCTGGAGGGAGACCTTTTCATTGGACCAAAAGCAGAGGTAATACCTTGGAACATGCATTTGCCAGGGCTTGGGGTCTCTGGTCCCAGGAACATGGGCTCATGGTCAGAGCTGTACCTTCTGGGGGGGCATCTGTTTTCAGCCAGCGTTGGAAGGGGAGGACTAGGTGGGAGGGAGCATGTCCCCACCCTCTCTGTCCCCTGCCAGTTGAAGCTGACCAGGCTCTGAGGGCCTAAGAAGGTGCTACTGGACAGATGAGCCTGTGCTGAGTTCAGGACCCGGCTACCAGGCATGGGGACACCCAGTAAGCAATGGTGGTTCTATTCAGGGCAGATGAAGGGGCGGCTTCCAAGAAGGCAGAAAGCCGTTGCTGGAGAGGGGCCGGGTGCTCCAGCTGGccctcccaccttcctctgcAGGAGCACCGGGGGCTGCTGGCCATCCGCTACCCCATGGAGCATGGTGTGGTGCGAGACTGGAATGACATGGAGCGCATCTGGCAGTACGTCTACTCCAAGGATCAGCTGCAGACTTTCTCGGAGGAGGTGTGGCAGCCCCCCCCTCCCTCCGCCAGGCTCCCAGTGCTCAGGGgtgccctctccctgctcttcccTTCCTGCTTATGCTCCTGCACTTCCTCTGCATTTTGTTAGGGCCTGCTGCTTCGTCACTGCGTATATGTGGGTACATGCAGTCGGCGAATGCCAAGTAGAGTTTTCCAGAGAAAGCTGGATCTTTGAAAGAGAAACTGCTGGCAGATAGTGGGATGTTACCCTCCAGAAGGCTGTAGCTACGTGTGCTCGCAGCGGGGGTTTTGGCTGTCCAGGAAGATCCTCTTTAGGCTTAGCACATTGTCTTTGCACATGCCTAAACCCTGCCATGTCTTATAGCATCCTGTTCTCCTAACGGAGGCTCCACTCAACCCGAGTAAGAACCGGGAGAAAGCAGCAGAGGTGTTCTTTGAGACCTTCAACGTGCCAGCCCTGTTCATCTCCATGCAGGCGGTGCTCAGCCTGTGAGTGCTCCCTAAACCCTGGGGTCTCCTGAGTCCCCATCCTCTGGCTCTTGTTGGACATCCCTATAGAAACAGCCCCCCGGGTAACGGTTCCTTTAGGGAGTCCCTCGTGTCCCTTTTTCAGACCAGATAATACAAATGTCCCAGGGTCCCTTCCAGGGGGGAGGAGGGCCCCGTGCCTCAGTGGCTGAAGTGAAGGGACACTGACCTGGTGACAGGTATGCGACAGGACGCACGACAGGAGTGGTCTTAGACTCAGGGGACGGGGTCACTCATGCTGTGCCCATCTACGAGGGCTTTGCCATGCCACACTCCATCATGCGGGTGGACATTGCTGGCCGGGATGTCTCCCGCTATCTCCGGCTCCTGCTGCGCAAGGAAGGAGTTGACTTTCACACCTCAGCTGAGTTTGAGGTCGTGCGGACCATCAAAGAGGTGACAGAGGGCAGGAAGAGGGTGTGGAGGCCAGCTGGGTGGAGCAGTGGGAGGCGGTGGCACCCAGGCATGAGGTTGAGCCCTGGGTGTGGGTTTCCCGGTTGCAGCCTTCTGAGCGTTGTGTCCCTGCCCACCGCAGCGAGCCTGTTACCTCTCCATCAACCCACAGAAGGATGAGGCTCTGGAGACTGAGAAGGTTCAGTACACCCTGCCAGATGGCAGCGTGCTCGACGTAAGTTGTGAGGCCTGGCACCAGGTGGCAGTGGTGATGCTGGCACCTAGAGGAATAAGAAGCCTGTTGCCCTCAATCTTGTGTTCCAAAGGTGGGGCCGGCTCGGTTCCGGGCTCCTGAGCTGCTGTTCCAGCCGGACCTGGTAGGTGATGAGAGCGAGGGGCTCCACGAGGTGCTGGTCTTTGCCATCCACAAGTCTGACATGGACCTCCGCCGGACACTCTTCGCCAACATTGTGCTCTCGGGTGGCTCCACGCTCTTCAAAGGTACTGCTGTTGGGGAGGTGGTGATCAAGACCTAGACTACACCCCACTCCCTGGAGCCTAGGAGGTTTTTTGGGGCTCCATTTTCTGTTGGCTTTTTGGGGCTcagtgagcatttttttttttttttgagagaagttttaagtgaaattttattgACTTTGTAATAAGCTCACATAAGATCTAAGATTTGTAAGAAGACGTCTCTTTCCCCCATCTTGGtcaccccactccctcccccaggaGTTGTAAGCTTCTCAACTGTATGCTCAGCAGCACTGTGCATATTAGCAAATGTGCATTTCCCCTCACTCCTGCTTTTATACCCATCATGACATGCTCTCCAGGCTGCACACTGTGTATTTTTCACACAGTCCCATGCCTGGAAGGTCTTTCCCCATCCACATGAGCTCTTTAATACGGCCATGTGACATTTCCCTGAATGGCTATGCCATTTCCCCACTGACCTGCCGATGGCCTGCAGTGTTGTTGCAGCCACCGCAAATCACAGAGGTGCCGTGTTGGATAACCTCACATAATAAAAATCCATGAAGGTGAAATCCTGGGAGACTTGCTGAGTCAGAGGGTAGACATAGGTACTTGTTATTTGGTAGATACCACcagtctccccctcccctggAAGCTATGCCACTTACACCCCCACCAGTTATGGTGGAGAGTCCCCAGCGAAAGATCACAGCCCCCCCATGTGATCTTGGCCTCTGTGATGGGCAGAAAAGATATTTTCCCCCTGATTTGTCATTTGCCTTTGATTTTGCTTTGGGTGGAAGAGCGTGGGGCCAGATGAAGCTGTGTAACCTGGAGTTCCCCTCTCATGCTGCCTCTCTGAGGAAGCTGGGCCCACCTCAGTCATGGTGCTGGCTCTTTCTTGCCATTGGGATGGCTTGCCCCCACCATCCTTGATCCTGGAAAGAACTACTAAAGGAAGGGTGGCAGCACTTGGGGGCACCAGAGTTTGGAGATGGGGGTGCTAGTGAACCCTGGGCTCAACCAGCCTTGTATTCACAGGCTTCGGTGACCGATTGCTAAGTGAAGTGAAGAAGCTTGCCCCAAAGGATGTCAAAATCAAGGTGAGGTTACAGGGAGTCCCATGGGGCATGAGGGTGCTGGGCAACCTTGACTGGGGGAGGTACAACTGCCACCTGCAGACACCCTCTCCCAGTTAAGCTCAGCTGCCTCCTCCCCGTTCAGCTGCTCCTACTGTCCCAGCTGATGcacttgttttgtggcctcaGGCCCCAGGAGAAAGGCTCCCAAGGCTGTGGTGGGGGCTGCTGTGTGGTGACAGGCAATTACATTGCTATTTGTTCCCATAGATCTCGGCCCCTCAGGAACGGCTGTACTCCACGTGGATTGGGTGAGGAGGGGCTCACAGGGAGGGCTCTGGGAGACCATTGGCCCAGGCCAGGTGGAGGTGGGTGGATTTCCCTCGCAGGTAGAGATGGAGCTTTGAGTGCCTAGAAAGGGTAGATGGCCCAGCCCTCAGGTCCACAAGAGTctatccttccctcctccctcccagtgGCTCCATCCTGGCCTCGCTGGATACCTTTAAGAAGATGTGGGTATCCAAAAAGGAGTATGAAGAGGATGGCTCCCGTGCTATTCATCGTAAAACATTCTAGTGCCAGAGGAAGAAGTGTAGCGTGTTGGAAGAGCCGTGTTGGAAGAGCCATGTTGGAAGAGCTTGTTGGAAGAGCGGAAGGAAAGGGGAGTCAGAGCCCTTAACCCTTTCTGGTCTGGGCTCTACATCCTAGGACTAGGGTCCCCTGCATGCCCTGAACCCTGGGCAGATGGGGCAACCATGcttccctgcagccctgccctgcacacagacacacacacacacacacacacacacacacacacagtaacatTTAGCTGCATGGATGGAGTCATGAGCTGGAATTTAGGAATCGAGGGGCCCAGCTTTAGATTGTTCCAGCAGTCCCCCTTGGCAGGGTCTTGCTCTGACCCTTGGGGCTGCTTCCTCGAGCTCCAAGGCCAGATGCCCAACAGCCCCGTTTCCTTTGACAGGATCCCTCCCAGAGCCAGAGTGCCTGGATGCCTGTGTAGCTAGCCTTGAGgcgtggggtggaggggtggccAGCAGCTCCCCACTGGTGCAGCACTGCTTCCTGTGCCATACCTAGGCATCCCTTACCTTGTCACATTCAGTCTTCCTGTCTTCCTGGGTAGATGCCTTGGTGTAGGCTGAGGACTGGGCAGTCTTCCATCCCCAGCAAAGGGTCTGCCCCAGGATCAGGGCAGAGGATCATGGATTATTGTAGTTTCCCTTCAAAGCACTTCATTGACACCACTCCTCATTTACCTTAGTATCTTGGGTAGGAAAGGGTTAATGGTCTTCATTGGTTGCCACTCCCAGAAGCCACTGGATCTGGAGTCAGACCTAGAGGGAGTATGGGGGGCACGTTTCCTTTTCCCACCTGTCCCACGAAGGAGGTTTTCATTGACTATGGCCAGGACCCCCACTTCCCTCTCCCAGAAATGTACAATAATTTAACACAGCTGCctgaaaactttttttgtaaatcaTTATAGTAATAATTATGGACAAGGCCTAGTGTGTGGTTctgttttcttgtggttttgtGTTATTGTTCACTCATCTATCCCTGGGGAccttgagagaaaggaagga
Proteins encoded in this region:
- the ACTR1B gene encoding beta-centractin isoform X2 translates to MEHGVVRDWNDMERIWQYVYSKDQLQTFSEEHPVLLTEAPLNPSKNREKAAEVFFETFNVPALFISMQAVLSLYATGRTTGVVLDSGDGVTHAVPIYEGFAMPHSIMRVDIAGRDVSRYLRLLLRKEGVDFHTSAEFEVVRTIKERACYLSINPQKDEALETEKVQYTLPDGSVLDVGPARFRAPELLFQPDLVGDESEGLHEVLVFAIHKSDMDLRRTLFANIVLSGGSTLFKGFGDRLLSEVKKLAPKDVKIKISAPQERLYSTWIGGSILASLDTFKKMWVSKKEYEEDGSRAIHRKTF
- the ACTR1B gene encoding beta-centractin isoform X1, with the protein product MESYDIIANQPVVIDNGSGVIKAGFAGDQIPKYCFPNYVGRPKHMRVMAGALEGDLFIGPKAEEHRGLLAIRYPMEHGVVRDWNDMERIWQYVYSKDQLQTFSEEHPVLLTEAPLNPSKNREKAAEVFFETFNVPALFISMQAVLSLYATGRTTGVVLDSGDGVTHAVPIYEGFAMPHSIMRVDIAGRDVSRYLRLLLRKEGVDFHTSAEFEVVRTIKERACYLSINPQKDEALETEKVQYTLPDGSVLDVGPARFRAPELLFQPDLVGDESEGLHEVLVFAIHKSDMDLRRTLFANIVLSGGSTLFKGFGDRLLSEVKKLAPKDVKIKISAPQERLYSTWIGGSILASLDTFKKMWVSKKEYEEDGSRAIHRKTF